The proteins below are encoded in one region of Alosa sapidissima isolate fAloSap1 chromosome 24, fAloSap1.pri, whole genome shotgun sequence:
- the vps25 gene encoding vacuolar protein-sorting-associated protein 25, whose amino-acid sequence MSFEWPWQYNFPPFFTLQPNVDTRQKQLAAWCSLALSYCRHRKLYTLDVLEAQESPLFNNKKIERKLSVEAIQVIFEELRKKGNLEWSDKSKSRCLIMWRSPEEWGKLIYQWVSKNGMVNSVFTLYELANGDDTESEEFHGLEEGMLLRSLQALQTDGKAEIITMDDGKGVKFF is encoded by the exons ATGAGTTTTGAGTGGCCCTGGCAGTATAATTTCCCCCCGTTTTTCAC ACTACAGCCCAATGTTGACACTCGACAGAAGCAGCTGGCGGCTTGGTGCTCGCTCGCGCTGTCCTACTGTAGACACCGAAAGCTGTACACGCTGGATGTACTCGAGGCCCAGGAGAGCCCGCTATTCAACAACAAGAAAATCGAAA GAAAGCTGTCAGTGGAGGCAATCCAAGTTATCTTTGAAGAACTGAGGAAAAAAG GGAACCTAGAATGGTCGGACAAAAGCAAAAGCCGCTGCCTGATCATGTGGCGATCGCCAGAGGAGTGGGGAAAGCTCATCTACCAATGG gtCTCTAAAAACGGCATGGTGAACTCTGTGTTTACTCTCTACGAGCTTGCAAATGGCGATGACACAGAGAGCGAAG AATTCCACGGGCTGGAGGAGGGGATGCTCCTGCGTTCGCTGCAAGCGCTTCAAACGGACGGCAAGGCCGAGATCATCACCATGGACGACGGGAAGGGTGTGAAGTTCTTTTGA